GATGATTAAATGAAGATACCACCTTTAAcacaataagaaaattattattgttcaatttttatttgttaaggaAATATGAGTATAGTTTCATATAACCGTGAATTCATTAAAACCTTAACACTGAGGTcacgtaaatattataaagctgagtaacaacatacaaataaaacataagttaCTCGAACTTTATTGTGTTAAGAAtaagtgtaataaaatgtttatgtatatagcGATTATATTATGTTTCCAACGATTCACTGTATCAACACGAATGCAACCAAACATGCTGATTTCCTACGCACTCCCCGACAACAGACAATTGAAAATGGCGTTGGGATTTTATGAAGacacttacttaaatttcacTGAACTAACCAATAAATACGGATACAGGTCAAAGGAACACACAGTGGCCACAGAAGACGGTTATCTGTTGACCGTTTTCAGGATACTCCCGCAATGTAATCGAAGACAAAGATTTCCTGTTATTCTAGCACATGGCATATATGATAGTTCCGACGCGTGGATAATCACCGGTCCAAAAACAGGACTTGGTTACATTTTGTCAAACAACTGTTACGACGTTTGGGCTGCTAATCTCAGGGGTAACGTTTACTCACGAAAGCATATACGACTAGACCCAAATAAGGATTCAGACTATTGGGAATTTTCATTCGATGAAATTGGTCGTTTCGATTTACCAGCTATAATTGACTACGTATTAGGTGTAACAAAGCAATCGAAAACCTATTACGTCGGTCACTCTCAAGGTACGACTGACTTTTTCGTGATGGGATCACTGAGACCtgaatacaataacaaaatccaACTCTCTGTTCAATTAGCTCCAGTCGCGTGGATGAAAAACTTGAGGGGTGTGATACCAAAAATAATCGCTCGCCAAACGAAGAACATCAAAGATTTTCTTTATGCTGCAGGATTCAGAGAGTTGTTTGCTAAGCAACAGTTTATACATGCTATATCAGAAATACTATGTCAATATTTTCCGCAAGAAGTCTGCGGTACGGCATTAACTTTGACAACAGGTTACATTCGAGGAAGCATAACATCGAAGAATTTGGCAGTCGTTATTGGTCATATTTTAGTCGGTGTGTCAGTTAAAACGCTAGCTCATTTTggtcaattaattatatcagaAAAATTCCAACGTTTCGATGAAGGTAAAGAAATCAATATCAAAACGTATGGCACAGTAATACCACCGCAATATAACGTATCTCTAATCACATCTCCTGTAGTACTGGTTTGCGCTGAAAACGATTGGCTGTCGAGTCTAAGAGATatcaatattttgaattcaaGATTACCCAACGTAGTTGAAAAGTATATAGTTCCTGAGCCTACGTGGAGTCACAACAATTATGAGTGGGGCATTAATGCGACGGAATATGTTTTTGAcaggattttaaattatttcgaaaaatttaacacttgatatattatttcttataagaaAACTTTAGTAAGATACAGAGAGAAAGAGAGTTTCCTTGCAGAAGTAAGAGCACTAAAGCtcagaaaacaaatatttctatgAAAGCCGGGTGAGAAAGAAAGAGAAgaacgattttatattattattatttacgaaatacggatttataggtaatattttaaataacctaaaaaatgacataataatacacagaaaatattctaaatcaataatttatgttataattgcaAAATCATTACGAGCGaagaattcataaaatatagctGACAAGAACAACTAAAGAAGCAGAAGTAATGAATCGGTTAATAATCCTGATAATTTTTAGCCATGGCGGTTAATCTCAAGGACGACTGGCCTCTATTCCTAGactctcgtaatccgatgggacggaaaatccgacacgaccgaaaAAAGTTTAGCCACGGGACCAACTGCTTTAGATGCTTTCCGATGCACAGAAGTGTACACACTTCAGGACTCCGAGCTGCTACTGAGATCTTTCGGTAGAAAAACcatataacattttatcggAACAAATGGTTTGAACcaaggacctcgggatctgcggccttatttCTAGTtaatagaccaacgaggcaatcaTCCGCAAATGAGTTACTAAGTAAGAAAATTTAacgctaataaataatttaacatttaatatataaatataattgcaaatgGATATGGAAAAATTCcgttatataaactatattccAAAAACTTCACCTAATGCAAGCTTAGCTATATAGTACATACCCACCGAATATTCCGTGCGTAGCatgtttattctttaataattaaaatctccTTCAAATCAAcagactttttatattttatagttgtttAAATTGGGTCTCTAAAAGGGTCCTAAAAAGATTTTTTGAGAATAATTATTCGATGTACCTCTTATATATGTTAAAGCATCCTTAAAGAGCTTGATTCCCAAACATATTTCTGTAAGATTATCAAGTTTAATatgaatctataaaaataaattataaaaccaatgtggataaataatttaaattataaatctaaataatgtactaccacccaataattgaaaataaccaTAATccaaaatttattgaatatattataaatatattcaaaaaatcttGTTGTGTAAATTATGGGAgtataattctaaattaaaagtataaaatatggcTTCAATATGATACAATACGTCTAATTCACGTCTAAAGCGAAATAATTACTAACTTAGTATCTAATTactaactaaaatttaaaaatagtgtaCTCGTAAAAATAACaacgcaaaataattattttataggtatttGCTTGATTGCCTTTATCAAAAGAActaagaacattttaataaaaaatctaacttcagaaaaatgcaaatatattacttatattattttgcgtaccgaattaacataatattaaattaaagaacatAGTCGTCAAATTTTTATATGACTATTatcttgattttattaaaataattgggaatgtctataattattttattttttaaacgtattcATATGTCAGATTACGCAACttgattatatgtatgtatattatttaaggcATTTTAAGCAGGCCTAATTTCCACTTATATAATCTTGAGATTACGCATCGCAAAAATACacttaaaagttataataaccgACATAAAAAGTAGCTTAGAAAGAAAATAgtgttgaattttaaaattaaaaatttacacgaGCGTCTTGTTGGTTCTTCTGGATTAAATCTACgtaataatcaatcaaatttttaaacaaCGGTATAAAATTTCTTTCACGGAATCTAatctaaaaatatgtttcgattttaatattatgtgattattttcattgcattaaaaaaacaaaaatataatattttgctatATGATGTCAATtgaccttaaaataaaaacaatattctattttatcggcgttttatttttaactttatttccataaagaaaaaacaaaaagtcaaggagaattatataacaaaggttatctagtaatatttaattttcaatgattTGCTTAACCATAGAAAAGAGACGTACTCGTAATATGTCGGTCATCGGGTTGCGGTCGGTCATTTAAACCACAGTACTAAATCCGAGAGACGTGACCTTCACGGTAATAATGTGTCCGAATGATAAACACGAAcgcatataatattacaattataattaagagcatttcaaatgttataatctatactcaatactaatattataaatgcgaaagtaactttaccgtctgttacgctttcgtGACTAAACCATCCAACCAATTTAGGTGAAATTTGGTAAGAATCAAACTTGAATCTCAATTAAGgacataagttattttattttaatatatccatTCAAGACGGTAAAGCTGTGGTTGATATGCAAGGTCTTCAAATTAGTAGGGACGCGGAAAATACACGCGGACGAAGCGGTGGGCGTAAGCCTAGTTCTCTATAATCGTAGGAAcgatattctaataatataaagctgctttaaatataaatagcatcTTCTATATGTATTTGCATTTAGAATatactagtttataataatcatgTCTACTGACCGTATTTCGGCCACggcaattataaaaactaaagtgCACAAGATGTCTTATGTTACATTAGTGTGTGTAGATGTAACACAAACAAATCTGCATTGTAAATTTCCTCActcgtaatccgatgggattGTAACTTAACCTGACCGTAGTGTTGTTGACCGTAGTTTCCAAGGCATGGAAATGTAAACTTACTTAAAAACTCCTTATGATTTCTATTAACCCTATTTTGTATTTGCATATCCCGCTATTAAACCAAGAGAAAAACCTAGAACAGCTACCTTT
This genomic window from Vanessa tameamea isolate UH-Manoa-2023 chromosome 5, ilVanTame1 primary haplotype, whole genome shotgun sequence contains:
- the LOC113392560 gene encoding lipase 1-like; its protein translation is MALGFYEDTYLNFTELTNKYGYRSKEHTVATEDGYLLTVFRILPQCNRRQRFPVILAHGIYDSSDAWIITGPKTGLGYILSNNCYDVWAANLRGNVYSRKHIRLDPNKDSDYWEFSFDEIGRFDLPAIIDYVLGVTKQSKTYYVGHSQGTTDFFVMGSLRPEYNNKIQLSVQLAPVAWMKNLRGVIPKIIARQTKNIKDFLYAAGFRELFAKQQFIHAISEILCQYFPQEVCGTALTLTTGYIRGSITSKNLAVVIGHILVGVSVKTLAHFGQLIISEKFQRFDEGKEINIKTYGTVIPPQYNVSLITSPVVLVCAENDWLSSLRDINILNSRLPNVVEKYIVPEPTWSHNNYEWGINATEYVFDRILNYFEKFNT